From the genome of Capsicum annuum cultivar UCD-10X-F1 chromosome 4, UCD10Xv1.1, whole genome shotgun sequence:
gcttaaaaattcatattttaaaaatggggtttttgaaattatgaatataaacatgtttcaagcatctttatgatattgatttggcctttaggcctatgtccgaagtgatttgatatattatatatgtatatgcttgtgattcaaaagatgttaacttgagagcatgcaTTATATGAAACCCCTCTTGATATGAAATTGtttgaaattttcatatgatgtgaattgtttgaaatcatcttgacaagcatgacatgaactattttgaaagtggatatgattttcgacttgcaaggagagggttattatgttgaaatatgatgaatataatggttgcatgaaagaatgatgtgatattgatggcttgcaagtcgggtatgaagataccctacagaatatgatatgtgattgaattagatgaaatttgaatgcattgattttacatgagataggtggatgcccgaagaaggcgtttgagtacaagggctcatcgctggaaatcgtgtttgccgacatgaaaacttggtaccatgctttgtgatcttgcgtacctaaCTTTATGTCATtaccaaattgggactatggttaggagccctggtTTGTGaccttgtgcactaccattgggtcgagacaccctgctgtgtgatcttgtgtgtcttcccctcacttatactttAATATCGGCGGTAACCGatatttgacagttggtgtaaatgtgatatgtagggtattccacctagctctgctgcattgcattgttgttgaaaataattacaatacgcccatgtattttcaaatgattttatatgaaactgctttataatggctttcaacaatattttgtaaaaatattatgttttgttttgatatctctacgtaccagtacttttgtattgacccccttccctcccaggtttggaggcacagtctaggggtctagaaaatcagtagatttcctcagacagattcgcagagtcacttggtgaaccttctatattttggaaggcctgatatctggcagtttcatttatcatttattagttttgggtctactgtgggccttgtcccagttttcagatagatatttattttagtcatgtagtagagatttcgcagacgtaatagagatgttgattgagatcgtgggacattattccccattattgttttcatatgattcttgaccatgtttccattatataatgtatcttccgcatttttttttttcatataagtcatgtgcatgattaccagatagataaggggtgtttcggccttgatggttcggaatactcgtcacggccaggtcctcgattcgggtcgtgacaccacTAAACCTATTAAACTCAAGAGCAAGTACCTTGAACTCAATGAGATTGCTTATCTCTTTGGGTATTTCACCTGGAAACACATATAGCGGATTACTGGTGAGTTTAAATAATTGGTTCCATCTATTTTTTGCTAAGATATAAGAATTGTTTCTTGTTCATGTTGTCATTCTCCCATGATATAATCCACTAAGATATATTAACTTTTATATTGTTGGTCATACGAaagtattaaaagaaaaaagaaaaaaaaatacgtATAGAAGATAAATATATCTGAACAGAGCCATTAATCTGGCTTCGCTCTCCATGCCTAATACCCCCAAACTTAGATACCTCAAATAAAATACCGAAGCAATTAGATACAAGCATTCATAAGATAAAACATACCTGTGAAATGGTCAGTTCCGAGAAACAATTGCTGCAAGTTACTAAATCTTCCAATTTCACTATGTATTGGTCCATCAAACTCATTTTCCGATAAACCTAGTAGTTGAAGTTGTGAGCAATTTGACAAGCTCGTCGGCATATGACCATGAAGCTTGTTATCGGATAGATAAAGCCCTTTGAGTATTGGGAGACCATTGCATAAACCATTGGGAAGATATCCGATAAGCTATTGCATGTAAATGCAATGACTTCGATTCTTGAGATATTGAAAATTGTGAATGGTATAGACCCCGTAAGTTGATTAGCTTGTATGCCCAACAACTTCATGTTGTGAAGATTGCCGATCCCTTCTGGAATATTCCCTTGAAGTGAATTAAAAGATATATCTAAAGTCTCCAACCTCGAGGCATTTGAGAGTGACAGAGGAATAGAAGCTATGAGCTTGTTACCTCGCAACCTTAATTCTCCAAGGTTTATAAGACTTCCAATCACTTTTTGTATTTGTCcctcaattgaatttaaattcaGATTCAAAATCTCAAGTGTGGACACATTAGAAAATGTAGAAGGGATGGAACCAGTGAAACTATTATTTCTAATATTAATAACTTGAAGTTGGTGTAAAAACCCAAAACAACAAGGAATCGCCCCTCCGAAGTTGTTGAaacttaaatcaagaaacttaagCCGACGTAAGCGTGCCATTTCATGAGGAAAATTTCCATGGAAATTGTTGCTTCCCaagtcaagagaaacaagaaatgagAGGTTTCCAAATTCACAAGGAATCTTGCCAGTAAGAGCCATGTTGGAAAGATTCAAGGATTTCACTCATTGGTGACGAGAACAACAAGTGACTCCAACCCAATGACAAACAAAAACAGCGGGAGACCAGTTTTCATCCAAGAAGTTGGAGGGGTTGGAAATGATTTGAGATTTTAAGGACAAAAGAGCTAATTGATCAGTGGTAATGTTGGTTTGAGTCATGGCTGAACTAGCCATAAGCAACAAGAGTGTTAAGAGAAAAAATGTGAAGATTTTCTCCATTATTGCATAAATTTGTAGGTAGGCTCCATAACATGTGATTTTGAGACTTTAAATAGCAATGAGGTCTCCCTTTTGGTcttcatgatttttaaaaaaatacttttcctCATTCATTCTCTTATATTTAGTGGCtgaatcaaaattttcaaaaaaaaaattcaaactataAAGaagtaaattcatgaaaaaatcaaAGAGTGTCATTAtgtaatatatacataaaaaatatttttacatacCTACACAATGTATTTTTTAGACGAACATGTGGCTCCGCCATTGGTcatatcaattttaatttcaccAAGTTTTGCACGTTTCAATCAGCCCAAGACTTGTGCAAGTCATCAACCAAGTCTTGCTTTATCTTTTCTGGACTAGACTTTATGTTCCTCTAATAGATTAGTAAAATTAACTTATACTATACGCTCGAGAAATATTTTTACAAGATTTgcatagtttacatgtttataatcCTTTTATCTCTAGCTAAGAAAGAATATGTTGTTAATTTAGATCATTTTTGTATACAATGGTAATAAAAGGAGCTTTTAATTATAGTTTATAATGTTAGAATTTttttcctgattttcttactaagtttaagtttttcttttcttgaaaaaaaaaataataccataattacttttacttttcctaaaaagaaaatataaatctttttcatatttggcaaacctctttcttggaggaaaggttttgaattTGAACATGTGGTAGTTTATTACTATAACACAATAACCTCCACAAGGTAGttcattaaataattttgtttagAGGGATATTTTCTCCTAAtaggttttaaatttttcattattattttaatatgtaggtcatttgactaaatcatattaataatatatttttagtatttgtttttaatttagtaTCATCTTATTTATCATTTCTATAGTTTGCAACTATTAGCTTCCGCATGAttccctctcgatttcgaacccaacatataatttgtttgaaattttgatttgttttataataaatttgtatgaactttttttttataaaagaattcACAACATTAAGAGCCCATTTGAATAGGATTAAAATCAggtcaaattaatttttaaacttttatttttagttttttattttaaatatttgataaaattaaaaagtgctaaaaaaatgaaaaaactattttttttttaaataaaaataaaaaagtgagaaGCTGTGTACcctcacttttttattttttggattaaaattctTGGAggttttgataaaaatatttatctttttatcccttatattttcctttaattcCAATGATACCATGAACTTGTAGCCCATGAATatgtgatttttctttctttttttccctgGTTCTTTTTGtctctttccttcaattttctcttcatctttctcctttgttTTGAGAAAATTCATCATTACATCGGAGGTTTGTTCATGGACTTTTCTTTAAGTGTCGTATTTTCTTGACATGTtctatctcttttattttaaatattttttagttagtttaaaaTGAAGGATTCTCTTGTTATCTCGACATTGTATTTTTCTCCACAGATTTTTCAAATGGAATAAGTcaaaagaaacaagaaatgtGAGGCTTCCAAATTCACTGGAAATCTTGCAAGAGTTATGTTGGAAAGATTTAAGGATCCCACTCTCTGGTGATGAGAATCACAAGTAACTCCTACCCAATGGCAAACAAAAGTACCAGAAGACCAActctttttttataaatataaatatacatgtcAAGCAAGtctagaagatatatatatatatatatatatatatatatatatatataaagactTGTACAAATCAACCAAGTCATGTTTTATTTCGCATTGGGCGTAAATTCTTTGTAAATAGTCTCGCTTTCACATTCTCTAGAATACTTACTACTCTCTTAGTCCTATAATAAGTTTGAGCTTAATAAACAAAAACTATTATTACCTAAGGAATTCTAGAAGAAAAATCTTATGTTTTTCCAATCATACTATCTTCTTAACAGTGTCCAATTTTCAAGAGAAATTTACTAAATTGGGGTAATTTAGtaaattaaatatcttttttgtcttgatttcttgaagggGGTGATTTTTGCTATGataacattttttctttttggggcGGCTGTTACCACTAttaaacaataaatcaataattattGTTTAGTTGGCttggaaaaaaaaaacagttaGACGGTTtcctattggatggttttaaaaatatttctccaTATTACCAACTTTCAGCAAGCTAAGAAGAAAATTTGCTTTCACGTTCTACAATTGGTGTTGAATTTGGTACAAGAACTATTCATGTTGATGACAAAATTGTCAAAGTTCAAGTTTGGGACACTGCTGGTCAAGAAAGGTGCCAATTCCTTTTCCTTTATTCTATTATTAAATCGTGATGGATCTAGAAATTTAAGTTGATATGTAATTGTTATTAATGtgcgcacacacacatatataatgtTTGGCCATATTTTGGTGTTCGCAGGTAGGTACTTAAACTTGTATACAGTTGAACAAGTAGAAATACACATCATATGTGACAATTACGTCGCATCTACATGGCAATCTCATACAAATTGCCACATAGATGCCACATAGGATGTGTATGCCTACTTGTTCAATTTAAGACaaatttaagtgtctacttgtgcacatcCAAAGTTGGAGGACATAGATGCGAGCTGAAGTCAAGTTAAAGGGCATACTTACGTATGATGCCAAATTTGTATGTTGAAAGAATTCGATGGTGAAATATATGCTACGAAAGAAGTGCTTATGTTGACCTTATGCTACGATTCTTCGTTCTCTTAATAAATTTCTAGTTAGATGATCACTGTGTCCACTAATTTTACAATATCCGTGCCTCTCCCTGAATTATATCTGATCGTTTTTCATGTCTCATAAAAAGGTATCGAGCCATCACTAGTAGACATTATCGCGGAACAGTGGGTGCCTTACTGGTTTACGACATAACACGCCATGTTACATTTGAGAATGTAGCAAGATGGCTCAAAGAATTGAGAGACCACACAGACCAAAACATCGTTTTAATGCTCGTGGGGAATAAGGCGGATCTTCGCCACCTCAGAGCTTTCCCCACGGGCGAATCAAGTGGTTTTGCAGAAAGAGAGAACACTTTCTTCATGGAAACATCTGCACTTGAGGCACTCAATGTAGAAAACTCCTTCACAGAAGTACTCACTCAGATTTATCAAGTGGTTAGTCGTAAAGCTCTTGATATAGGAGATGATCCTGCATCTATACCAAGAGGACAGACAATTAACATCGGAAAAGATGATTTATCTGCTGATAAGAAAGGTGGATGTTGTTCAGAATGAGTATGATCCCTTTTTCCGTATACACAAAGGTGGACTCTCCCTAGATCTGCCTCTGGATGAAAGCATATAATACTCAAAACTAATCCCATTTTCAACAAATGTAAGTTGGACAAAAGAACTAATAGCACAGTATATTGTTGAGGAAACTAAAGGGGGATGGAAT
Proteins encoded in this window:
- the LOC107869338 gene encoding ras-related protein Rab11B-like — translated: IISDRFSCLIKRYRAITSRHYRGTVGALLVYDITRHVTFENVARWLKELRDHTDQNIVLMLVGNKADLRHLRAFPTGESSGFAERENTFFMETSALEALNVENSFTEVLTQIYQVVSRKALDIGDDPASIPRGQTINIGKDDLSADKKGGCCSE